The window AACAATTTTCCCTAGTTTTTCTTCGAGTTGCTCTTTTATATCCACGTGCAATCGTGGGCTTACCCTGTCAAACAAAGGCTTGTCTAACTGATACAGTGCCCAGGCAGCCGTTTCCCGCAATAAGTTGTCTTTGTGAAAAAGATTGGCCACCAGCTCCTGTTTTTCGTCGAGATTTTCTAGGTGTGCCAAAGCAAACATAGCACAAGCCCTGGTCCAACGGTTGGTATACCTATAGTCTCTTGTAATCAAGTGTTTAAGTACTTCTGTATGATCAAAGGTAATGCGTGGAAAGTAATTTTGTAATTTGGCAATTTTTTGCGTTACTGGAATATCTTCCAGCAATGGGAATAAAATAGGCTTTAGGTTTTCGTCTAAAAACATATCCAACAATTCTATGGCAAACAATTTACCTTCAGTTTCTTCACTGTCCAGGCTTTGTTGTACCAATTCTATCGACTGGCTATCGTATATTAATGACAGTAACCTAAAAATACTGTTAAAGTTATACCTTATTTCTTCTTTGAGCGAGGCGCGCAACTCTACTGTTTCATCTCTTTTGTCTACCTCCAGCATTGCCGCCAGGTCCCAGGCAGCGTCACCAATTTCTATTTCAAGAATGTTAATAATTGCGGGCACACGCTCTTCGGGTACTTCGGCATTGCAATAACTCAGCGAAAGTAATACTTGATCTATAATGTCTTGCGCTGGATGGTTTATCTTGTTCCAGAGCAGTTCTATAGAGCTTTTGCTGCCAATATGTCCATAAATCTGCACAATCTTAATCATTACCAGTTCGCTTTGCCCCGACTTGTAAAAGGCGTGTTCGAGTACTGGCAAAATACGGTCGCCACACTCTACCAATGATGCCGCCGCCATATTGCCATATTCAGGCGATGCCAACAGGTCTATGAGCACCGTCCAGCTCACCGAGCGCTGCACCTTGCGTGCCGTAATAATGGCTTCCATCTTTACCAGTGGCACATAATCTTTGAGTAGCTGAATCAAATACCGGGTGGTTTCTTCGTGGTCATAAATCCTCATGAGCTTTGCTGCCATTACCCGGTCGCCCGTTTTCTTTGACTTTGCCAACTTGATTACTTCTTCGTGGTGAATGTTTTCGGTAGCTACTGTAGTGTAGTCCTTGCGGAGATTGAACCTTGCCGAAGGGCGATCGGTAGCTGATGGGCTACTGGTAGACAAAAATGTAGTTTCGGACACCAAACGACTGTCTATGGTAGAAGCTTCCAGGTTTTTTACCTTGGCAGATACAAAATTTCTAAGCTTTCGATTAGCAGAGGCTTCCAGTTTTTTGAGTGATCTTTCGAACAACACCGGTTCTGTTTTTTCCATAAACTTAAGAATGAAAATTACTTTTTCGGGGTGGTCACTTTCCAACTCTTTCTCTAGTATAATTCCAATGGCGTCCGCACTTTGCAAACTGCTCATGTCATTGGTTTGCTGGGTTTTTTCGAGGGTAGCGCGCAAACTTTCCTGGTATTTGGTGTGCATTTTTATAATGATATATATCCAGGCACCAATGATCAATAATAAGATGTAAGAAAACGAAAGAAGATTGAAAAACTTGGCTTTGTCAATCGCCAACATCAGCAAACCTGCAATCATACCTGCAGTTACCTTGACAATACCATCCAAGCGCGTCATAACAATCAATCGAATGGATTTGTCGATAGGAAACAGAAAAAACTTAAAGGTAGGTTCATCAAAGGCATCTTTGAGCGCCGAAAAGAACAAACTACTCAACGCCACTGCCATAAAAAAGAAGATAAAATTGTTGTCTCCACCAGGAGTAAAGCCAAAAAATGACCCCGCCAGCACAGTGAGTACGGTAAACAAGATCAACAAGAGGGCATTGATTAATAAAGTAATTTTTAAGCCATAATTTTCTACCAGCCAATCGCCCACAAAAGTTTGTGCCAACATACTAAACACCAGCGTAATGCCCTGAAAGACCCCAATAAAGTTTACCAAATCTTTTTCTCGGGGAAACTGCTTGGTGGCAGTGTTCAGAAACGAATAATCTATAAAGTTTCCGGCAATGGTTACAATCATTACAAAGCCAATCAACCAGATAATGTAGTTATCTTTAAACATTTGTGGAATAGACAGCTTTCCGGTGGTTTTTTCGTGCGCTTCCATACGCACAAAGTTGATGGCGGGGGAGTTGCGCACTAACAAAATATGGACAAAAATAAGCAGTCCGGTACTGGCAAAACTGATCTCAAGCAGGTCTATGGTTTCCATCAAAGAGTTGGCAATGGGGATTACTCCAAAAAAAGCCACCAATGTAGCCAATCCTTTGCCTATGTCTACGCCCCCTACAATGCGTTTTTGCTGTTTCAGGTCAAAAATACGGGCAATCATACCCCAGAAAATCAACAGCACCAAGGCCTCGAAAGGTACCATGAGCATAAAACCAAAAAACACCAGTTTGGCTCTCATATCCTTGTCAGGAATAAGCCCATAGCCCAGCCTTAAACTAAAAATAGAGAGGGTAATAATAATAAGCACCACAAGCGATAAACGGGCGTAGGGGCGTACCCGCTGGTAGTGAGAAAACAAAGAGGTGATCACAATACCTACAATTCCTTGTCCTACCATAGCCAGGGGCAAGTCGGTGGCTTCGTCAAAGGCAGTGACAAACAAGGCACTCATACTGGTATTGTAGGTTGCCAAAAAAATACCTATACAGAAACCCATCAGGAGGAGGAGGAGTACCTGAATAAATTCACTGTCTTCTATGTTTAATAATTTAAGAAGAACCTTTCTCATAGTTCGCTTATGCCTCTCCAGGGCTTGTGCCATACAAAGAGAGGGGTCGTATTAAAGTTGTTTCGAATAAAATAATGCCTGAGACTATAGTAAGTAATTGCAGGCACACTTGTAATGTAAGTTTTGGCTTGATTTATTAAAAATAGTCAATAAATTCAGTTCCTACAACAATCCCCAGGCTTTGTTTGACATGACCAGTTTTATATTGAATGAGGGAGAAAAAATTACGCCAGTTTTGTGGTTTTTAAATTGTTTTATATTCAATAGTCCATAGCATTTAGTCCGTAGTCCATAGCGGATTCGAGTAAATGTTTACCCTATGAATCATTGTAAACCAATGGCGTATATTAAATTTGTGTACTTGCTTTATTTTTCAAAGGGTTTCAGGTTTACGCCTAAACACGTAATTAAATAGTTTTTAAACTTATAACCATTTGATAACCGAGCAACGGGAGCTCAACGAAGGTA of the Microscilla marina ATCC 23134 genome contains:
- a CDS encoding cyclic nucleotide-binding domain-containing protein, with translation MRKVLLKLLNIEDSEFIQVLLLLLMGFCIGIFLATYNTSMSALFVTAFDEATDLPLAMVGQGIVGIVITSLFSHYQRVRPYARLSLVVLIIITLSIFSLRLGYGLIPDKDMRAKLVFFGFMLMVPFEALVLLIFWGMIARIFDLKQQKRIVGGVDIGKGLATLVAFFGVIPIANSLMETIDLLEISFASTGLLIFVHILLVRNSPAINFVRMEAHEKTTGKLSIPQMFKDNYIIWLIGFVMIVTIAGNFIDYSFLNTATKQFPREKDLVNFIGVFQGITLVFSMLAQTFVGDWLVENYGLKITLLINALLLILFTVLTVLAGSFFGFTPGGDNNFIFFFMAVALSSLFFSALKDAFDEPTFKFFLFPIDKSIRLIVMTRLDGIVKVTAGMIAGLLMLAIDKAKFFNLLSFSYILLLIIGAWIYIIIKMHTKYQESLRATLEKTQQTNDMSSLQSADAIGIILEKELESDHPEKVIFILKFMEKTEPVLFERSLKKLEASANRKLRNFVSAKVKNLEASTIDSRLVSETTFLSTSSPSATDRPSARFNLRKDYTTVATENIHHEEVIKLAKSKKTGDRVMAAKLMRIYDHEETTRYLIQLLKDYVPLVKMEAIITARKVQRSVSWTVLIDLLASPEYGNMAAASLVECGDRILPVLEHAFYKSGQSELVMIKIVQIYGHIGSKSSIELLWNKINHPAQDIIDQVLLSLSYCNAEVPEERVPAIINILEIEIGDAAWDLAAMLEVDKRDETVELRASLKEEIRYNFNSIFRLLSLIYDSQSIELVQQSLDSEETEGKLFAIELLDMFLDENLKPILFPLLEDIPVTQKIAKLQNYFPRITFDHTEVLKHLITRDYRYTNRWTRACAMFALAHLENLDEKQELVANLFHKDNLLRETAAWALYQLDKPLFDRVSPRLHVDIKEQLEEKLGKIVLQENTDIAEELLYNRVLFLKKVALFNGVPGDILAEISDIIQPQSLPKGEKLILNNEEAQKCLFILAKGNLHTHNAEGKEVNLNEAATFGSLLMMDASKTYDEAIASEDSLLYAIDQHEFFARMSTYPELVRGFIHNVNVAFDYKSLDIEEPLFEIDL